The genomic DNA TGCTTATTGTACTCCGATTGAAATCGGAAACGTTCGATCTCGTCCTCCACCTTCTTGGCAGGAACATCCACCGCGAACAAGTCCATGAAGAAACGGATGTACTCCTTGCCGGTTAATTCATCGTATAATAACGGGTTGTCAGGAATGAACGTCATCATTTGCTTCGCGATTTTTCTTTGTTCGGTTAAGGAAACGCCCCTAACGAGGACCTCCCCGGAGGTTGGCTTTACAAGACCCGCAGCAATCTTCAACGTTGTGGTCTTGCCTGCTCCATTCGGACCTAAGAAACCGATAATCGACCCGGGGAGGATATCGAAGCTAACATCGGAAAGGATAATCTTCTCCTCCGCCTGTTTGGAAATCTTGGATAAGGATAAAATCGTTGCTATGAAAATCACCGCCTACTTCAAATGAAGATCGTTGATGTCAATCCAACGGTGCAATCTGGCCTTCATCAAACGCAAACCAATTGCCGCAACTCCAAACATAAGACCGGGAATTACGATGTATTGCAGGCTGACGAACAAGGAGAACTCAATATAGTCCGCCATGTATAGGATTAACGGCAACAGCGCCACAGGGAGAATGACCCCGAGTACGATATAGTGCGTGATCCCCCTGATAACTTCCTTTTCGGGATAATCTTGAATTTGTTCCGGGTTCAAATAGTCAAATCTCGGATGGATTACACTAGGAATATGGCAGATTAACGTAAAGCAACGAACATAGATGGCCTGGACCGGCAGGAGCAGCAGGAGTAGTATCGAGAACTTCCCAGATAGCAAAATAACCACCAACTGTCCCAATGCAAAGATGGGCCAAGCAAGCAGCTTGTGAATGCTCCACTGCTGCTGCAATTCATTCCAGAGCGTTCTCTCTGCCATGAGGTCAAGGATGATTCGTTCGCCGCTTGCTTCTAGTGAAATCTTGCCTGATAGAGAGCTATATAACTCGAACGACAAGAAGTACATAATCATGAACGACATAAAGCTCAAGACAGCGTATTCAATCTTGTCAACATTGACTCTGCTCAACATTCCGGAGAATATGCCGATCAGGATCCAGAATCCTATGCCGCCGAATAGAGCCTGGAGATTTCTAAGAGTATAACTGCTACGGCAAAGTACTTTGATTCGCGCGGATAACAATCCTGCGTCCTTCGCCGGTACAATCGAATGCAACTTTCCATATAAGGTTTCCAATATTTTGTTGAGCGCAACTTGCCGATTTCGGCGTGAGAAAGCGTTTAGTCTTGTCCCAATGATAGCGCCGCCGAATACAATCGCCCAAAGAATCAGCCAACCGGATGCTTGGAGCATAAACAGATCGGCCAATGCAACATAAGGCCACCAACCTTCCAGCAGAAAGTGCAAAACATGCTGAACTTCCTCCATGAACA from Paenibacillus woosongensis includes the following:
- a CDS encoding ABC transporter ATP-binding protein codes for the protein MIFIATILSLSKISKQAEEKIILSDVSFDILPGSIIGFLGPNGAGKTTTLKIAAGLVKPTSGEVLVRGVSLTEQRKIAKQMMTFIPDNPLLYDELTGKEYIRFFMDLFAVDVPAKKVEDEIERFRFQSEYNKQILHYSLGNRKKLALLCAMLRRSPLLLLDEYISGLDPVNSILIREILREYVKGGNSILLSTHQLDIVKSFCDGAIFINEGHIVDRRTLPEILRDNDSIESYFLSQLQSSETAQKGTR